TTGGCCCGGTCCAAGAGGGCCTTGATGGGCCCGGGCTTGGCGGAAAGGCCGAGCTCCTTCAGGACCTCCTTGAGGAGGGCCGTCTGGTCATCCTCGTCGTAGACCACGAAGCCCGGCTTCAGGCCCACCCGCTCCCCATAGGCCCGGAGGATGCGCAAGGCGGCGGCGTGGAAGGTGGAAACCCAGACCTCCCCCGCGCCTTTGACCATGCCCTTCAGCCGCTCCCGCATCTCCTCCGCCGCCTTGTTGGTAAAGGTGACCGCCAGGATCTCCGTGGGGTAGACGCCCCGGTGGGCCACCAGGTAGGCCACCCGGTGGACCACGGTGCGGGTCTTGCCGCTCCCGGCCCCCGCCACCACCAAGGCGGGGCCTTGGAAGTGGAGAACCGCCTGGCGTTGGGCCTCGTTCAAGGAGGAGAGGAGAGCCTCGTCCACGGGGTGGAGTCTACCACGCGGTAGACTCTAGGACATGGAGCTTCGTCCCACGCAGGAGGGCTTCTTGGGTGAACTCGCCCGGGACTTCACCTTCGCCACCTTGGCCCGGCTCGCGGCAGGGTTTGGCGAGCGCCTGAAGGAAGAGGGCGTAGAGCGGGTGGTGGTGGGCCACGACGCCCGTTTCCTGGCCCGGGAGATGGCGGAGGAGGCGGCAGAGGTGCTTTCGGCCTTGGGCCTGGAAACCTTCCTCCTTCCCGGGCCTTCCCCCCTTCCCCTTTTCGGCTTCGCCCTGGAAGAGGCGAAGGCGGGGGGGCTTTACCTCACTGCCGGGCGCAAGCCCGCCCGCTTCCAAGGGGTCAGGCTCCGCCTCGGTCCCGGAAAGCCCCTTCCCGGGGAGGCGGTGCCCTTCTTACCCCCCCCGGAGGCCCGGGGGGCCTTTACCCTCTTGGACGTCAAGAAGGCCTACCTGGAGCGCCTGCGGCAAAGCGCCGGGGAAGGGGCCAAGAAGAAGGGCGTGGTCTACCTGGACGCCATGGGGGGAGCGGGGGGTGGGGTCCTGCCTGGGGTGTGGAAACTGCTTAGCCTCGAGGCGGAACTCCGGGAACTCCACCCCCTCCCCCACCCCCTCTTCTACGGGGTGGACCCGGACCCGAGGCCGGAGAACCTGAAGACCCTGCGGATCCTCCTCCAGGCGCAAGAGCCTCCGGCCTTGGGCTTTGCCCTGGACGGGGACGCCTGCCGCCTGGCCGTCTACCTCCCGGGCGGAACGCCCCTGGAGGAGGAGGCGGTTTTGGCGCACCTGAGGGAAATCCTGGGCAGCAAGGAGGTGGAAGGGGACGGGGAAGGGGGTTTCCGCTTCCCCTGGCACCTACAGGAGCCCGACCCCTTCCTCGCCGCCCTGCTCCTCTTGGGGGCTCTCTTATGAGGGAGATCCTGCCCGGGGTCTTCCTGCTTCCCGTGCCCATCCCTTACCCCTTGAAGACGGTGAACCTCTACCTCCTCAAGGGGGACGGGGAGGTGGCCCTTTTGGACACCGCCTTGGACACCCGCACCGCCCGGGGAAGCCTGGAGCTTTACCTGGCAGAGCTCGGCCTTTGCTTCCAGGACGTCAAGGTGGTCCTCCTCACCCACCACCACCCCGACCATTACGGCCTTTCGGGCTTCCTCGAGGGGCTTGGGGCGCGGGTCTTCCTCCACGAGGAGGAGCTAAACCGGGGCCACCGCTTCTGGCTTGTCCCCGAGGCCTTTGAGGAGGCGTCTTGGCGGCTTTTCCGGGACCACGGCACCCCAGAGGAGGCCCTTTGGGGCATCCGGGAAACCATGGCCAAAACCCGGCAAAGGGTCCACCCGCCGCAAAACCCCTGGCCCCTAAAGGACGGGGAGGTCCTGGAGGTGGCGGGCAAGCGGCTTCGGGTCCTTTGGACCCCGGGCCACGCCGACGGGCACGTGGCCTTTTACCTGGAAGAGGAAGGGGTCCTGTTGGCGGGGGACGCCCTCTTGGACCACGTTTCCCCCAACGTGGGCCTTTGGGCCTACACCCGGGAGAACCCCCTGAAGGACTTCCTTGGGTCCTTGGAACGCCTGGCGGGGCTTCCCGTCCAGGTGGCCCACGCCGGGCACTTCGGCCCCATCCGGGACGTGAGGAAGCGGGCTAAGGAGCTTCTCGCCCACCACGAGGAGCGCCTGCAAAGCCTCCTGGCGCTCCTGGAGGGCCCCAAGAGCGCCTGGGAGCTTTCCCTTCTCCTCTTCCCCCAGGAGTTGGACGCCGCCGGGCGCCGCTTCGCCTTCGCCGAAACCCTGGCCCACCTGGAGTACCTGCGAAGGGAAGGCCTGGTGGACCGGGAAGGCCCCCCCTACCGCTACTTCCGGGTCTAGAGCCCCTTGCCCCGCCGGATAACGGGGGGTAAACTTTGACCCGGTTCAAGGAGGTGCCATGCATCCTTGGTACGCACACTACGATCCCGGGGTTCCCAAGGAGGCCCCAAGGCCGGTGCTCCTGACCGAGGCCCTGCGGGAAAATGCCCGCCGCTACCCGAAGAAGGTGGCCTTGGCGTTCCTGGGGCGAAGTATCTCCTACGCCGCCTTGTGGCGCGAAGTCGAGGCCTTCGCCAAGGGCCTGCAGGAGGCGGGCGTGAGGAAGGGGGACCGGGTGGCCATCATGCTCCCCAACTCCCCCCAGTTCGTGGTGGCCTTCTTCGGCACCCTCCTGGCGGGGGGCGTGGCGGTGAACACCAACCCCATGTACACCCCCAGGGAGCTACGGCACCAGCTACGGGACTCCGGGGCCAAGGCCCTGGTCATCCTGGACCAGCTCCTTCCCCGCTACCAAGAGGTGAAAGGGGAAGCCCCCGTGGACCTCCTGGTGCGCACGGGCATCCAAGACTACCTTCCCTTCCCCAAGAACCTCCTCTATCCCCTCATGCTCAAGCGCCAGGGGCAGGCCCCCAAGAACCGGGAAGGCACCCCCTGGCGGGCCTTCCTCAAGCGGGGGAAGCCTGACCCCGTGGCCTTGGAGCTGGACGACCTGGCCCTTTTGCAGTACACCGGGGGGACCACCGGGGTGGCCAAGGGGGCCATGCTCACCCACCGGAACCTCTCCGCCAACGCCCTGCAGGTGCGGGCCTGGATTCCGGATTTCCGGGAAGGCGAGGAGGTGGTCTTGGGGGCCATTCCCTTCTTCCACGTCTACGGCATGACCGTGGCCATGAACCTGGCCCTCCTGGGGGCGGCCAAGCTGGTCCTCCTTCCCCGCCCCGAGATCGGGCCCATCGTGGAGGCCATAGAAGCGCACCAGGTTAGCCTGTTCCCCGGGGTGCCCACCCTGTACGTGGCCTTCAACAACTTCCCCGGGATCGAGAAGCGCAACCTAAGAAGCGTCCGAGCCTGCATCTCTGGCTCCGCCCCCTTGCCCCTCGAGGTGGCGGAGCGCTTCATGGCCCTCACCGGGGCCAAGCTGGTGGAGGGCTACGGCCTCACCGAGGCCAGCCCCGTGACCCACTGCAACCCCCTCCACGGCCCGAGGAAGCTGGGGAGCGTGGGCCTACCCTTCCCGGGGGTGGAGGCAAAAGTGGTGGACGAGGAGGGGCGGGAGGTGCCCCTGGGCGAGGTGGGCGAGCTCATCGTCAAGGGCCCCAACGTCATGAAAGGCTACTGGAACCGCCCCGAGGAAACCCAAAAGGCCCTCAAGGACGGCTGGCTCTTCACCGGCGACATGGCCCGCATGGACGAAGACGGATACTTCTACATCGTGGACCGCAAAAAGGACATGATCATCGCCGGAGGCTACAACATCTACCCCCGCGAGGTGGAAGAGGTCCTCTACCAACATGAAGCCGTCCAGGAAGCCGCCGTGGTGGGCGTCCCCGACCCCTACCGCGGGGAAACCGTGGCCGCCTTCCTCGTCCTCAAGCCCGAGTACCGGGGCAAGGTCACGGAGAAGGACATCGAGGCCTTCTGCCGCAAACACCTCGCCGCCTACAAGGTGCCCCGCATCCTAGAGTTCCGCGAAAGCCTCCCCAAGTCCAGCGTGGGCAAGATCCTCAAGCGGGAACTCACCAAGGAGGTGGGGCCTAGGCGGTAGGATAGCCCCATGGGCAAGGTGTACAAGAAGGTGGAGCTGGTGGGGACGAGTGGGGAGGGCCTCGAGAACGCTATCCAAGCCGCTTTGGAGCGGGCGCAGAAAACCCTCCGCCACCTGGACTGGTTTGAGGTCAAAGAGATCCGGGGCACCATCGGCCCGGAAGGGGTAAAGGAGTACCAGGTGGTCCTGGAGGTGGGGTTCCGCCTGGAGGAATAGGCGCCCTCCTTCCGAAAGCGCTACCCCTTTACACACCCTTACTCAAGGGATATGCTAAGGGTGAAGGAGGTGAAGGGGTATGAGCGCCACTG
The Thermus sp. LT1-2-5 genome window above contains:
- a CDS encoding phosphoglucomutase, which translates into the protein MELRPTQEGFLGELARDFTFATLARLAAGFGERLKEEGVERVVVGHDARFLAREMAEEAAEVLSALGLETFLLPGPSPLPLFGFALEEAKAGGLYLTAGRKPARFQGVRLRLGPGKPLPGEAVPFLPPPEARGAFTLLDVKKAYLERLRQSAGEGAKKKGVVYLDAMGGAGGGVLPGVWKLLSLEAELRELHPLPHPLFYGVDPDPRPENLKTLRILLQAQEPPALGFALDGDACRLAVYLPGGTPLEEEAVLAHLREILGSKEVEGDGEGGFRFPWHLQEPDPFLAALLLLGALL
- a CDS encoding MBL fold metallo-hydrolase, encoding MREILPGVFLLPVPIPYPLKTVNLYLLKGDGEVALLDTALDTRTARGSLELYLAELGLCFQDVKVVLLTHHHPDHYGLSGFLEGLGARVFLHEEELNRGHRFWLVPEAFEEASWRLFRDHGTPEEALWGIRETMAKTRQRVHPPQNPWPLKDGEVLEVAGKRLRVLWTPGHADGHVAFYLEEEGVLLAGDALLDHVSPNVGLWAYTRENPLKDFLGSLERLAGLPVQVAHAGHFGPIRDVRKRAKELLAHHEERLQSLLALLEGPKSAWELSLLLFPQELDAAGRRFAFAETLAHLEYLRREGLVDREGPPYRYFRV
- a CDS encoding long-chain fatty acid--CoA ligase; protein product: MHPWYAHYDPGVPKEAPRPVLLTEALRENARRYPKKVALAFLGRSISYAALWREVEAFAKGLQEAGVRKGDRVAIMLPNSPQFVVAFFGTLLAGGVAVNTNPMYTPRELRHQLRDSGAKALVILDQLLPRYQEVKGEAPVDLLVRTGIQDYLPFPKNLLYPLMLKRQGQAPKNREGTPWRAFLKRGKPDPVALELDDLALLQYTGGTTGVAKGAMLTHRNLSANALQVRAWIPDFREGEEVVLGAIPFFHVYGMTVAMNLALLGAAKLVLLPRPEIGPIVEAIEAHQVSLFPGVPTLYVAFNNFPGIEKRNLRSVRACISGSAPLPLEVAERFMALTGAKLVEGYGLTEASPVTHCNPLHGPRKLGSVGLPFPGVEAKVVDEEGREVPLGEVGELIVKGPNVMKGYWNRPEETQKALKDGWLFTGDMARMDEDGYFYIVDRKKDMIIAGGYNIYPREVEEVLYQHEAVQEAAVVGVPDPYRGETVAAFLVLKPEYRGKVTEKDIEAFCRKHLAAYKVPRILEFRESLPKSSVGKILKRELTKEVGPRR
- a CDS encoding dodecin produces the protein MGKVYKKVELVGTSGEGLENAIQAALERAQKTLRHLDWFEVKEIRGTIGPEGVKEYQVVLEVGFRLEE